CCCCGCCTGCTTCAAGCCTTCTTCAGTAATCTTAATAAATCCTGCCTGAAATAATATTTTACCTGGTGTCATTAACAAATTAATCACAAATGTAATTAAAATTATCATAAGTATCGGCCTTAATCCTCTAATGACAAATTTAATCGGCACCTTAGATAGATATATTGAAGTTGCCAGAAAAACTATAACTACTATGTAGGTTGTAAAACTTTCAATAAGGAACAAGGAAATAATAAAAATAAAAGTTATAATAATTTTTATTCTCGGATCAAGATCATGAATCGGAGAATCTACGGGATAATGCTGTCCAATTGTTAAATTTTTAAACATTTCTCTTCCTCACTTCCCTCAGAATCTCTTCTTTAGCTTCTTCAACTGTTATTATGTCAGGCTTTATATTAAAACCACGTTTTCTAAGTTCATTAACTATTTGGGCAACCTGAGGAACTCCAAGGCTGATTTTTTTAAGCTCATCAGCTTTGGCATATATCTCCTTCGTCTTGCCTTCCATGTATATCTTTCCTTTATATAAAACAATTACTCTGTCAACCAGCTTGGCAATATCCTCCATGCTGTGAGAAATTAAAACAACAGTTACATTTGCTTTCTCGTGCAGCATTTTTATCTTTTCAAATAATTCATTTCTTCCAGCCGGATCAAGCCCTGCCGTCGGCTCATCTAAAATAAGATAATTCGGTTTCATTGCAAGAACTCCGGCTATGGCAACTCTTCTTTTTTGACCTCCGGACAAATCAAAGGGAGAAGCATCCTTAATTTTATCATAGTTAAATCCCACCAGCTCAAGAGCTTCTCTAACTCTTTTATCTATTTCATCCTTAGTCAGGCTCAAATTCATCGGCCCAAACGCAACATCTTTAGCAACGGTTTCTTCAAACAACTGGTATTCTGGATATTGAAATACAAGGCCTACAGTCTGGCGTACTTTGCTAAGCAATTTTTTTTCTTCGCCTATCGCTATTTTGTCAACAACTATTGTACCGTGTGTAGGTTTTTCTAACCCATTAAAAAGTTGAATCAAGGTGGATTTTCCCGAACCGGTATGACCTATAATGCCAACGAACTCACCTTCACGTATTTCTAAATTTATGTCATCAAGGGCTACAGTCCTAAATGGAGTTCCCTCACTGTATATGTATTTAATATTGTCTGCTTTTATTGACATAGCCAATCCACCAATTCCTTTACCTCGATTATATCCCTGGGAACGTTCAGGCCTTCATCCGCCAGTTCCTTAGCAAGTTCAGTAACTTGTGGAACATCAAGCCCAAATTTTTTTATTTCAACAACATTCCTGAAAACTTCCTTAGGGGTTCCATCAAGCTTTATACTTCCCTTATCCATTATTACAACTCTATCAGCTTGTACAGCCTCATCCATATAATGTGTTATTAAAAGTATAGTCTTACCACTTTTCTTCAACTTATGAAGCGTTTCCATTACCTCATCTCTCCCTGACGGATCAAGCATTGCGGTAGGCTCATCAAGTATTATACATTCTGAATTAAGCGCAAGGATTCCGGCAATTGCAATTCTTTGCTTTTGTCCTCCTGAAAGCATATGAGGAGGTCTTTTTCTATATTCATACATGCCGACCGCTTTTAAGGCGTCATCAACTCTTTTTCTTATTTCTAACGGTTCAACCCCTTGATTTTCAGGTCCAAATGCTATATCTTCTTCCACAATTGTAGCAACAAGCTGATTGTCGGGATTTTGAAAAACCATTCCGGCAGTCTGACGTATGTCCCACAATTTAGAATCATCCGCCGTATCCATTCCATTTACATATATCTTTCCATCCGTTGGAAGAAGCAGTGAGTTTATCAATTTAGCCAATGTTGATTTGCCCGAACCATTGTGGCCAATTATTGCTGTAAACTCTCCTTTTCTGATGTTCAAGTTAACTCCATCTACGGCAAAAGAGCTATCCTCGTTGTTGTATTTAAATTTTACATTTTCAATTCTTATAATATTCTCTATCATAACGCACCTGCAATTATTTTTTCACTGCATTAAATAATATCATTATTCAATTAATTTTACAACACTAAATTATTACCTAACTTAACGTATTGTGCAGAAAAAAGCAGCCCATATCCGGACTGCTTTATAACCCAATACACAATGCTTCACTTTTTCAATAGACTTACCGATTCAATTACCATTGCCACAACTCCTGTAATGTAAACATAACCGGTTTCTGCTCTTAAACAATATAAACTAACAGCAGCTAAGCTAAGTACTATAACTATTATTCTGCTTATTGTCTTATATTTTTTCTTCTCATTTTTATTCAAAGGTTTATTTTCCGTTTCGGCCGGCGCAAGCCAAAAAACCATGAAAATAGAAAATATGATTCCAAGTACTAAAACAGTCTCCCCATATTGCTTTAGATATGTACCGCACAATGCTGATATGACAAATATAGAAAATGATAAAAGCATACACTCAACATGCGTTTTGGCATGATAACCTCCGGCAAAAGTTCTAAGTCCCGAGAGAAAAATGATAAAAATTAAGAGCTCAAGTTTTTTGTTCAAAAGGTAAGCTGTAACAAAAAGAATTATCAGATTCAGCAAAAGAGACAGTAAAACCTCTATGCTGTAGGCATACACAGCCTTTTCATTATCTGAGGAATTGAGCTTCGACCCAATTCCCTCAGACAAGAAAACAGAAATCTTATTTATCATCTTTCAACAGGCATTGCGGAACCTTCGGCTGGTTATACAATAATATGCAAGTCATCCCCATGGTTGTTTGAGCAGTAGCCACCAAAAATGCAGCAATACATGACATAAAGGATAAAGTTTTTCTCACTTTACATTCCTCCTTTCAAACGTTAACAACATAATATATTATTTGTGGACAACATTCAATAATTTTTAACTCAGATTGCCTATTCGGTTATTTTTGTTGTTTGAGCGGTATTGCATGGCGTAAAATAAACTTGTAATCAGCTGCTTACAAGAATAGTTCCATGGCTATATTCAGATTGCTTCGATATCCTTACATTTTTGCCATCATCTGTACTTCCACAACAAATACGTTGCCTTCATAATTTAATTTTACAAATCCTCCGTATTTCTCTGCTATACTCCTAATGCTCTTAAGTCCGTATCCATGCCTTGTTTTATCTTTCTTAACGGTGAGTAATTTGTCTCCTTGTTTATTAAGCTTTCCGCTATATGGATTTTCCGATTTTATTATGATGCAATTGCCCAGCATATCTATTTTAAGATTTATATATTTTTCATCGCATTTTGCACACGCTTCAATTGCATTGTTAATAATGTTATTTAATATCCGGCATATATCCTCCTTGTCAATATATATTTCATTTTCCTCTGTCAAGCCGCTTTGAATATCAACATCTATATTTTGAGAATTTGCCTCTTTAAGCTTAAAATTTAGAAATGATGTAATTATGTTATCCTTATCTATTTGAGGCAAGTGCTGTATATCCATTTCCCGGAGCTTTTTTTCAATATGTTTAGATATTTTCTCCCTTTGGTTTAACTCATTGTAGCCGTAAAGTATTGCCAGCTCTCCCCGCATATCATGTCTTAAAATTCGAATTTCTTCCAAAACCGAATTAACATCAGAAAAATACGTGTGCTCCATTTTCATATGCTGCAGCTCAAGATCATTTTTATGTTTCTCGTCCATATCCTTTATTATTCGCCCTGTTAAAGCTATTGAAACTATTGAAATAAGCGATACGCACAATGTAAGAATAACCAAATTGGTATTTACAGCTTCATTTTCAATTTTAATGTTTCCGTACATCCAAATAACCATAACTATTACGGTAACTGTTAAAAATAGTATTGTACCTACAAGAAAATAATACCTGTTATTAAGTAAGTTCAACTTTTCCTTGTTGATCTTTTTCTTCATAAACATATAGATATACACAAACAAAGTCTGAGATATTACCATACCCTCGAATCTTAAGAAATTTTGTTCTTGGTTTAGTTTTAAATCTAATCCAGATATCGTAGAAATTAAAACAGCTGCCAATAATTCACATATACCAAGAATTACAATAAGTAAAAAGGTTATAACTGCTTTTGAAAATACATTTCCCCTAAATATAATAACTGTAAAAATAAAAATGAGTACAATGTAACTTAAATATATAAAAGGATTTAATCCAATTGAAATATTATAATTTAAAATGCACAATATCGCTGTCATAAATAAAATAGCAGTTTCCACTGAATACCTAAATCTGAGCCTTCGATCATAATTTAATTCAAACACTTTAAATATCACAAAGACTTGAAGAAAATTAACCAAAAACTCTATTAAATACCACTTGCTCATAATTTCACCGCCAATCTTTTTAGTTTAAACTTATTATTCAATTCCGCCAAACACCTCCGGCTTGCCTCTTCTCTTGCTTCATTGCTGAAATAAACTATATTTTTTTTGATTGTCCTGACATTGCGCATATTTATCAAGCATGATTTACTGGCTCTTACTATGTAATCATTGCACTCCAGTTCTTTTTCAATACTTTCAAGTGTTTGCACAATTATTACTTCTTCTTCATCCAAACGATGTATGTGTACTTTGCGATCTTCTTTTTTGCGCAATATGTGAGTTATTTCATTTACAGGTATCCGGTATTTTACTCCTTTAAAATCCTTTACATCCAAAAACATTACTTCTTTCCTGATTTCTTCGTTGCATTCACGCAGAGCATTTTCTATAATACTTGTGCTGACAGGCTTTAAAAGATAATTTTTGGCTTTGACCTTGTAAGATTCATATGCGTATTCTTTATATGAAGTCAAATAAAAAATAACAGGATCTTTACTTTTTTCCCTAATCAGCAGACCTGTTTCTATGCCATTTAATTCAGGCATTTCCATATCTAAAAATATAATGTCAAATTGATTTTTCATAAACGCTTGTACAAGATTTCTACCTGAACTATATGTACTTATTTTGCAATTCATATTTATATTTAAGGCAACCGTTTTTATTATTTCGGTCACTATTTCTCCATATTCTATGTTGTCATCACAAACAGCAATATTGAATCTCATATTTTCACATCCCTATAATAGTATATTATATCAAATAATGAAAATTTTTCAATGTATGATTATAAGAACTTTTAACTTAAGTACACAAATCAATCTTTAATTTGTTCGTTCTCCATGCTGTGCGCACAAAAAAAGCAACTTAAATTTTTTAAATTGCTTTTTTAAAACTGAAAGGGAAAAATCCCTATCAGTCATATTTATTTATTTGATGAACTCTATACAAGTTCAATTATCGCCATTTCTGCTCCATCGCCTCTGCGTGGTCCCAATTTTAGAATTCTGGTGTATCCACCGTTTCTATCCTTGTATTTAGGAGCAACTTCTTCAAATAGCTTACTTACTGCATTTTTGTCATATAAATAAGCTGCCGCCTGACGTCTTGCATGTAGGTCTCCTCTTTTGCCCAGAGTAATTGTTCTTTCTGCAACTCTTCTTAATTCTTTAGCTCTAGTTACTGTTGTAACAATTCTGCCTTTATTAATTAAGTCAGCAGTCATATTTCGAAGCATTGCTACTCTGTGGCTAGTCTTGAAACCAAGCTTTCTGTGACTACCCATGCTTAGTCCTCCTTTTACAACTAATTATCATTTTTTCTAAGAGATAAACCCAGTTCTTCAAGTTTCTTCGCAACTTCGTCTAAAGATTTCTTTCCAAGGTTTCTTACTTTCATCATATCATCTTCTGATTTGTATGTAAGCTCCTCAACAGTATTGATTCCTGCTCTTTTCAGACAGTTGTACGATCTAACTGATAGATCAAGTTCCTCTATTGTCATTTCCAAAACTTTTTCTTTTTCATCTTCTTCTTTTTCTACCATTATTTCAACGTCATTTACATGATCTGTCAATGATATAAATAAATTAAGATGTTCATTCAATATCTTAGCCCCTAAAGAAACAGCTTCTTCAGGTTCAATTGTACCATTAGTCCAAATCTCAATTGTCAATTTGTCGTAATCCGTTCTGTTTCCTACTCTGGTATCTTCAACAGTAAAGTTTACTTTTTTTACAGGTGTGTAGATAGAATCTATAGGAATAACGCCTATGGGCTGACTTTCCTTTTTATTTCTTTCTGCCACCACATAACCTCTTCCTTGTTCCATTTCCATTTCTATAATGAGCTCGGAACCTTCTTCAAGAGTCGCAATGTGCAGATCTTCATTTATTATATCCACATCTGTGCCTGTAATTATATCTGCTGCCGTAACCTCTTTAGGACCTTTTGCATCTATAAGAAGCTGCGCAGGTCCTGGTACGTTCATTTTAGCAGCTAGATTTTTTATATTAAGAATTATTTCTGTTACATCTTCTCTTACTCCAGGTATTGTTGAAAATTCATGCAACACACCTTGAATATTGATTGATGTTACAGCTGCTCCTGGTAACG
Above is a window of Sedimentibacter sp. MB35-C1 DNA encoding:
- a CDS encoding energy-coupling factor transporter ATPase produces the protein MSIKADNIKYIYSEGTPFRTVALDDINLEIREGEFVGIIGHTGSGKSTLIQLFNGLEKPTHGTIVVDKIAIGEEKKLLSKVRQTVGLVFQYPEYQLFEETVAKDVAFGPMNLSLTKDEIDKRVREALELVGFNYDKIKDASPFDLSGGQKRRVAIAGVLAMKPNYLILDEPTAGLDPAGRNELFEKIKMLHEKANVTVVLISHSMEDIAKLVDRVIVLYKGKIYMEGKTKEIYAKADELKKISLGVPQVAQIVNELRKRGFNIKPDIITVEEAKEEILREVRKRNV
- a CDS encoding energy-coupling factor transporter ATPase, coding for MIENIIRIENVKFKYNNEDSSFAVDGVNLNIRKGEFTAIIGHNGSGKSTLAKLINSLLLPTDGKIYVNGMDTADDSKLWDIRQTAGMVFQNPDNQLVATIVEEDIAFGPENQGVEPLEIRKRVDDALKAVGMYEYRKRPPHMLSGGQKQRIAIAGILALNSECIILDEPTAMLDPSGRDEVMETLHKLKKSGKTILLITHYMDEAVQADRVVIMDKGSIKLDGTPKEVFRNVVEIKKFGLDVPQVTELAKELADEGLNVPRDIIEVKELVDWLCQ
- a CDS encoding accessory gene regulator ArgB-like protein; its protein translation is MINKISVFLSEGIGSKLNSSDNEKAVYAYSIEVLLSLLLNLIILFVTAYLLNKKLELLIFIIFLSGLRTFAGGYHAKTHVECMLLSFSIFVISALCGTYLKQYGETVLVLGIIFSIFMVFWLAPAETENKPLNKNEKKKYKTISRIIVIVLSLAAVSLYCLRAETGYVYITGVVAMVIESVSLLKK
- a CDS encoding AgrD family cyclic lactone autoinducer peptide; the protein is MRKTLSFMSCIAAFLVATAQTTMGMTCILLYNQPKVPQCLLKDDK
- a CDS encoding GHKL domain-containing protein; protein product: MKKKINKEKLNLLNNRYYFLVGTILFLTVTVIVMVIWMYGNIKIENEAVNTNLVILTLCVSLISIVSIALTGRIIKDMDEKHKNDLELQHMKMEHTYFSDVNSVLEEIRILRHDMRGELAILYGYNELNQREKISKHIEKKLREMDIQHLPQIDKDNIITSFLNFKLKEANSQNIDVDIQSGLTEENEIYIDKEDICRILNNIINNAIEACAKCDEKYINLKIDMLGNCIIIKSENPYSGKLNKQGDKLLTVKKDKTRHGYGLKSIRSIAEKYGGFVKLNYEGNVFVVEVQMMAKM
- a CDS encoding LytTR family DNA-binding domain-containing protein — its product is MRFNIAVCDDNIEYGEIVTEIIKTVALNINMNCKISTYSSGRNLVQAFMKNQFDIIFLDMEMPELNGIETGLLIREKSKDPVIFYLTSYKEYAYESYKVKAKNYLLKPVSTSIIENALRECNEEIRKEVMFLDVKDFKGVKYRIPVNEITHILRKKEDRKVHIHRLDEEEVIIVQTLESIEKELECNDYIVRASKSCLINMRNVRTIKKNIVYFSNEAREEASRRCLAELNNKFKLKRLAVKL
- the rplQ gene encoding 50S ribosomal protein L17 encodes the protein MGSHRKLGFKTSHRVAMLRNMTADLINKGRIVTTVTRAKELRRVAERTITLGKRGDLHARRQAAAYLYDKNAVSKLFEEVAPKYKDRNGGYTRILKLGPRRGDGAEMAIIELV
- a CDS encoding DNA-directed RNA polymerase subunit alpha is translated as MIEIEKPNITLIEKNDDNTYGKIVVEPLERGYGTTLGNSLRRILLSSLPGAAVTSINIQGVLHEFSTIPGVREDVTEIILNIKNLAAKMNVPGPAQLLIDAKGPKEVTAADIITGTDVDIINEDLHIATLEEGSELIIEMEMEQGRGYVVAERNKKESQPIGVIPIDSIYTPVKKVNFTVEDTRVGNRTDYDKLTIEIWTNGTIEPEEAVSLGAKILNEHLNLFISLTDHVNDVEIMVEKEEDEKEKVLEMTIEELDLSVRSYNCLKRAGINTVEELTYKSEDDMMKVRNLGKKSLDEVAKKLEELGLSLRKNDN